The Shewanella sp. MTB7 genome includes a window with the following:
- a CDS encoding ComEA family DNA-binding protein, producing the protein MKYHVIIGLLLTVLFSMSAQAGQKQEEVTKTVENSTTQLNQQVVSVNINTASVSDLVRLKGIGKSKAKAIVEFREVNGEFKAINELELVKGIGAKLVEKNKSVIVL; encoded by the coding sequence ATGAAATATCATGTCATTATCGGTTTATTATTAACAGTACTTTTCTCTATGAGTGCACAAGCGGGTCAGAAGCAAGAAGAGGTCACAAAAACTGTTGAGAATTCAACAACGCAACTTAATCAACAAGTAGTCAGTGTTAATATCAATACGGCCAGTGTGTCAGATCTGGTTCGTTTAAAAGGGATTGGTAAGTCGAAAGCAAAAGCGATAGTTGAATTCCGAGAAGTGAATGGCGAATTTAAAGCCATTAATGAGCTCGAGTTAGTTAAAGGCATTGGTGCTAAGTTAGTTGAGAAAAACAAGTCTGTGATTGTTTTGTAG
- a CDS encoding SLC13 family permease — protein sequence MSIEQTEGTLVTPTSDNTHRKKQLILLSNIILFFLLYNFLPFDQGINTGFSVLIFIAILWLTEAIHISITAILVPILAVTLGVFETKTAMSNFANPIIYLFFGGFVLAAALNHQGIDKLIAQKVLTASKGKLSLACLFLFGTTALLSMWISNTATAAMMLPLALGILHQLDFTKHKSTYLFVLLGIAYSANIGGIGTLVGSPPNAIAAAQVGLSFSDWLVFGIPTVAVMLPSMLIALYLYFKPDLSVVCELTHTETKLNFQGKLTLLIFFATVCCWIFSRPLSQALGGIAQFDTIVALGSVVLLAGLGLVKWKKIESTTDWGVLILFGGGLTLSAILKETGTSVFLAHWVTDIFGNSHMALFTFAVICFVVLLTEFASNTASAALLIPVFAAIAEALGLSPVMLSVLIGIAASCAFMLPVATPPNAIVYGSGYIKQSEMMRAGVIINFISMIVLYIIAHTFWTF from the coding sequence ATGTCGATAGAACAAACTGAAGGTACATTAGTAACCCCTACATCTGATAATACACATAGAAAAAAACAGCTTATTCTACTCTCTAATATCATACTCTTTTTTCTTCTCTATAATTTCCTCCCGTTCGATCAAGGTATCAATACCGGCTTTTCTGTGCTGATCTTTATCGCGATTCTTTGGCTCACAGAAGCCATACACATCAGTATTACCGCCATCTTAGTGCCTATTCTCGCCGTAACTTTAGGTGTTTTTGAAACTAAAACAGCAATGAGCAATTTTGCTAATCCAATTATCTATCTCTTTTTTGGTGGTTTTGTACTTGCTGCGGCGCTGAATCATCAAGGGATTGATAAATTAATCGCCCAAAAGGTGTTAACAGCCTCAAAGGGAAAACTCAGTCTTGCCTGTCTATTTTTGTTTGGCACTACCGCACTGCTTTCAATGTGGATAAGTAATACAGCTACGGCTGCGATGATGCTACCACTGGCTTTAGGCATACTGCACCAACTCGACTTTACAAAACATAAGAGCACCTATCTGTTTGTTTTGTTGGGCATCGCTTACTCAGCTAATATTGGCGGAATAGGCACACTTGTAGGCAGTCCACCCAATGCCATTGCTGCCGCACAAGTTGGCCTGAGCTTCAGTGACTGGTTAGTGTTTGGCATACCCACTGTCGCCGTTATGCTACCTAGCATGTTAATCGCGCTTTACCTGTATTTTAAACCTGATTTAAGTGTCGTGTGTGAGTTAACTCACACAGAAACAAAACTTAATTTTCAAGGAAAATTAACCTTGTTGATCTTCTTTGCTACCGTATGTTGTTGGATTTTCAGTAGACCACTTTCACAAGCTCTGGGGGGGATCGCGCAATTTGATACTATCGTAGCGTTAGGATCTGTCGTCTTGCTTGCTGGTCTAGGACTGGTAAAGTGGAAAAAAATTGAGAGCACAACGGATTGGGGAGTTTTGATCTTATTTGGCGGCGGCTTAACCTTAAGTGCTATCTTAAAAGAGACTGGCACCAGTGTCTTCTTAGCTCATTGGGTCACCGATATCTTTGGTAACTCTCATATGGCCTTGTTCACTTTTGCGGTTATTTGCTTTGTCGTCTTGTTAACTGAGTTCGCCAGTAATACCGCCAGCGCAGCCCTCTTAATTCCGGTTTTTGCTGCTATCGCCGAAGCCTTAGGTCTGTCACCTGTAATGCTATCTGTATTAATTGGTATCGCTGCATCCTGCGCTTTTATGCTTCCGGTTGCTACGCCACCGAATGCCATTGTTTATGGTTCTGGCTATATCAAACAGTCAGAGATGATGCGGGCTGGCGTGATCATTAACTTCATCAGCATGATTGTACTGTATATCATCGCCCATACATTCTGGACTTTTTAA
- a CDS encoding trans-sulfuration enzyme family protein, which translates to MQDKWKLATKVIHAGHIRCHSGALVSPLCQSATFVFDTAEQGGKRFAGEQPGYIYTRLGNPTTAEFERKMAELEGAEAAAATGSGMAAVSSALLANLQQGDHLVASKAVYGCTFSLMTSQFLRFGIEVTLVDFNDLSAICDAIKPTTKVLFCETPVNPHLDVFDLDAIAAIAKANNLFSIVDNTFMTPLLQQPLTHGIDLVVHSATKYLNGHGDVIAGVICGSNEQIEKIKYETLKDLGGVLSPHDAWLILRGLKTLDVRLERHCDNAERVAQFLLNHEKITKVYYPGLEGHSGYRLLGTQMKRAGGVIAFELEGGMAQSLAFINSLTLFSIAVSLGDAESLIQHPASMTHSTYSEEERELAGISENLLRISVGLEAVDDLIIDLDKALSLV; encoded by the coding sequence ATGCAAGACAAATGGAAGTTAGCTACAAAAGTTATCCATGCTGGGCATATCAGATGTCACTCTGGTGCACTGGTATCTCCTCTGTGCCAGAGCGCCACATTTGTATTTGATACTGCCGAACAAGGGGGAAAGAGGTTTGCAGGTGAGCAACCTGGTTATATATATACCCGCCTAGGTAATCCGACGACGGCTGAATTTGAACGTAAGATGGCCGAGTTGGAGGGCGCTGAAGCCGCTGCAGCAACCGGTTCGGGTATGGCAGCAGTATCATCAGCCTTGTTAGCTAATTTGCAGCAAGGCGACCATTTAGTGGCTTCAAAGGCAGTTTATGGCTGCACCTTTTCGTTAATGACGTCACAATTTTTACGCTTTGGTATCGAGGTTACATTAGTCGACTTTAATGATCTGTCAGCGATATGTGATGCGATTAAGCCAACAACCAAAGTCCTGTTCTGTGAGACTCCCGTTAATCCCCACCTTGATGTGTTCGACTTAGATGCTATTGCAGCCATAGCGAAAGCAAACAATTTGTTCAGTATTGTTGATAATACCTTTATGACTCCGCTGCTTCAGCAGCCGTTAACACACGGAATCGATCTGGTTGTTCACAGCGCCACTAAATATCTCAATGGTCATGGCGATGTTATCGCAGGGGTTATTTGCGGCAGTAATGAGCAGATAGAAAAGATTAAATATGAAACACTTAAAGATTTAGGTGGTGTTTTATCTCCCCATGACGCCTGGTTGATTTTACGTGGATTGAAAACCTTAGATGTCAGGTTAGAACGTCATTGTGATAATGCTGAGCGTGTGGCTCAGTTTCTCTTGAACCATGAAAAGATCACTAAGGTTTACTACCCGGGCTTAGAAGGACACAGTGGTTACCGTTTACTCGGCACACAGATGAAAAGAGCAGGAGGAGTGATCGCGTTTGAACTTGAGGGAGGAATGGCACAGTCACTCGCTTTCATCAATAGTTTAACCCTTTTTTCGATTGCCGTAAGTCTGGGTGATGCTGAATCCCTTATTCAACATCCAGCTTCAATGACGCACTCAACTTACTCTGAGGAAGAGAGGGAGCTTGCGGGGATTAGTGAGAACCTGCTACGTATATCGGTAGGGTTAGAGGCTGTCGACGATCTGATTATTGATTTAGACAAAGCCTTAAGCTTGGTGTAA